In Brevibacillus brevis NBRC 100599, a single genomic region encodes these proteins:
- the copZ gene encoding copper chaperone CopZ, with translation MNVTLNVQGMSCNHCVISIEGALQKLDGVSKATVSLADNQVSVTFDESVVSLDNVKETIEDQGYDVV, from the coding sequence ATGAATGTCACTTTGAACGTACAGGGAATGTCCTGCAATCACTGCGTCATTTCCATAGAAGGTGCTCTTCAAAAACTAGACGGTGTTAGCAAAGCAACGGTAAGCCTTGCTGACAATCAGGTAAGCGTGACTTTTGATGAATCCGTTGTTTCGTTGGACAATGTGAAAGAGACGATTGAAGATCAAGGATACGATGTCGTTTAA
- a CDS encoding transcriptional regulator yields the protein MKRVQFAVSPEIRVGGSVLTPAEMVVIGQIVGEDAQIELSIFQQLIIEMNEEKAEDAKKALREKGLHVYETGSVVKNLSVCSFCKGAEIEGLEAARNLNDTIAGMAVPFTMRVGYTGCPNACGEPLVKDIGIVKRKETFEIYVGGQSKTMEARTAELLVEQVKEEQLSSIVQSIISLYQTQGKKREKFFKFVERYGLENVRKELGLSS from the coding sequence TTGAAGCGTGTACAGTTTGCCGTAAGTCCAGAAATTCGTGTCGGCGGTTCTGTGCTTACTCCAGCAGAAATGGTGGTGATCGGTCAAATCGTTGGCGAGGATGCACAAATTGAACTTTCGATCTTTCAGCAGCTGATTATCGAGATGAATGAAGAGAAGGCTGAGGATGCCAAAAAAGCGCTGCGTGAGAAAGGCTTACACGTGTACGAAACGGGTTCTGTTGTGAAGAATTTGTCTGTCTGTTCTTTTTGCAAAGGAGCAGAGATTGAAGGGCTTGAGGCAGCGAGAAATTTGAATGATACGATTGCAGGGATGGCCGTTCCTTTTACGATGAGAGTCGGTTATACGGGCTGTCCAAATGCCTGTGGAGAGCCGTTGGTAAAAGATATCGGGATCGTCAAGCGAAAAGAAACCTTTGAAATCTACGTCGGAGGCCAATCGAAAACAATGGAGGCCAGAACAGCCGAGCTCCTGGTCGAGCAGGTGAAGGAAGAACAATTATCTTCCATCGTCCAAAGCATCATTTCACTGTATCAGACGCAAGGGAAAAAGAGAGAAAAGTTTTTCAAGTTTGTCGAGCGATATGGATTGGAAAATGTCCGAAAAGAATTGGGGCTGTCTTCCTGA
- a CDS encoding metal-sensitive transcriptional regulator encodes MSSAELNIVQSCHTSDRNSHHSEKTKQNLQARLNRIEGQIRGIKGMVEKDAYCDDVLNQIAAVQSALNSVGRILLEGHMKSCVIERIQEGDNTVIDELLTTMNKLMK; translated from the coding sequence TTGTCAAGTGCAGAATTGAACATTGTACAGTCTTGTCATACGTCTGATCGAAACAGTCATCACTCGGAAAAAACCAAGCAAAACTTGCAGGCGCGTCTTAATCGGATTGAAGGACAGATTCGCGGGATTAAAGGCATGGTGGAGAAGGATGCTTATTGTGATGATGTCTTGAATCAAATAGCTGCGGTACAATCCGCCTTAAATTCAGTAGGACGTATCCTTTTGGAAGGACATATGAAATCCTGTGTGATTGAACGCATCCAAGAAGGGGACAACACAGTCATTGACGAGCTGTTAACCACGATGAATAAGCTGATGAAATAA
- a CDS encoding cupredoxin domain-containing protein produces MYQILIYVGFAYVCFTWFIWRRKQGIDHMQGMMGTMSVSMTIGLIGGLIFGDVYRGDLYVSTMWGMLAGGLSGFLLGVPLSILSMVEGILSGVMGGMMGAMLGEMVPSEKVESLLFVFVMLFTVCILLVAKLIDFHKKETKWSSFFHHPSTPAILLLAVFFWYQSLPFPSPALFAGDRTTEINLTAVDFSYKPNQFTVKKDTEIKVVFQNDGNVEHDIQVVSYGKIVTISESSSEHRHGGMAKDVVHLHARPGESVETVWKALEEGTYEFYCTIPGHKESGMIGRLQVTG; encoded by the coding sequence GTGTATCAGATCCTGATCTACGTCGGTTTTGCTTACGTTTGTTTCACATGGTTTATCTGGCGACGAAAGCAGGGTATCGATCATATGCAAGGCATGATGGGTACGATGTCTGTCAGTATGACGATTGGCTTGATCGGAGGGTTGATCTTCGGAGATGTTTACAGGGGAGACCTTTATGTATCCACCATGTGGGGAATGCTGGCAGGTGGACTGTCTGGTTTTCTGCTAGGAGTTCCTCTGTCGATCCTGAGTATGGTAGAAGGCATCTTATCGGGCGTAATGGGCGGGATGATGGGTGCCATGCTGGGAGAGATGGTACCCAGTGAAAAAGTAGAGTCTCTCCTGTTTGTTTTCGTCATGCTCTTTACCGTATGTATACTGCTCGTAGCCAAGCTGATTGATTTTCATAAAAAAGAAACGAAGTGGTCCTCCTTTTTTCATCATCCAAGCACTCCAGCTATATTGCTCCTCGCTGTCTTCTTCTGGTATCAATCATTACCGTTTCCATCCCCGGCTCTTTTTGCTGGTGATCGCACGACAGAAATCAACCTCACAGCCGTCGACTTTTCCTATAAACCGAACCAATTTACCGTTAAAAAAGATACGGAGATCAAAGTCGTCTTTCAAAATGATGGCAATGTAGAGCACGATATTCAGGTTGTTTCGTATGGGAAAATTGTAACGATTTCAGAATCAAGCAGCGAACATCGTCATGGAGGAATGGCTAAGGACGTTGTACATTTGCACGCCAGACCGGGAGAGTCTGTTGAAACAGTGTGGAAGGCATTGGAGGAAGGAACCTACGAATTTTATTGTACAATCCCGGGACACAAAGAAAGCGGTATGATTGGGCGTTTGCAAGTGACGGGTTGA
- a CDS encoding spore coat associated protein CotJA produces MHSQTRDYFPYVGPFDPCPPIRVKTYQVPPQLFMTFQPENLPQYSPMEALKLGTLWPALFSPYDPRLSHLGRGHS; encoded by the coding sequence TTGCATTCGCAAACACGCGACTACTTTCCGTACGTTGGTCCCTTCGATCCTTGTCCGCCAATTCGGGTGAAGACGTACCAGGTCCCCCCTCAGCTGTTCATGACATTTCAGCCGGAGAACTTACCACAATATAGCCCGATGGAAGCATTGAAATTAGGTACGTTATGGCCGGCACTTTTTAGCCCCTATGATCCCAGACTGAGTCATTTGGGGAGGGGGCACTCATGA
- a CDS encoding spore coat protein CotJB, which produces MTAENRFGDEQYYALLEQLQAIDFVLVELSLYLDTHPTDQNALQQFNDLTEQRWVLANEYEKLYGPLQNLGRSYSGYPWQWNDDPWPWQV; this is translated from the coding sequence ATGACAGCTGAAAATAGATTCGGCGACGAACAATATTACGCATTGCTTGAACAGCTACAAGCGATCGATTTTGTACTAGTAGAGCTCAGTCTTTATTTAGATACGCATCCAACCGATCAGAATGCGCTCCAGCAGTTCAATGATTTAACGGAGCAACGCTGGGTTTTGGCAAACGAATATGAGAAATTGTACGGGCCTCTGCAAAATCTTGGCCGTAGTTATTCAGGCTATCCGTGGCAGTGGAATGATGATCCATGGCCTTGGCAAGTTTAG
- a CDS encoding manganese catalase family protein, giving the protein MWIYEKKLQYPVRVSKCDVRMAKYLIEQYGGADGELAAALRYMNQRYTIPNKVVGLLTDIATEEFAHLEMIATMVYKLTKDATVEELKEAGLGEHYANHDRALFYNNASGVPWTAAYIAAKGDPIADLYEDIAAEEKARATYQWLIDMTDDVDLQDSLKFLREREVVHSMRFREAVEILKEEQNAKKIF; this is encoded by the coding sequence ATGTGGATCTATGAAAAAAAACTGCAGTATCCGGTTCGTGTCAGTAAGTGCGATGTGAGAATGGCGAAATATTTGATTGAACAATACGGAGGGGCGGATGGAGAGCTGGCAGCCGCTCTGCGCTATATGAACCAGCGGTATACGATCCCGAATAAAGTGGTCGGATTATTAACGGATATCGCTACCGAAGAGTTTGCGCATCTCGAAATGATTGCCACGATGGTGTATAAGCTGACCAAAGACGCGACTGTCGAAGAGCTGAAGGAAGCGGGACTGGGTGAGCATTACGCCAATCATGATCGGGCGCTCTTTTACAACAATGCCAGTGGTGTGCCGTGGACGGCGGCCTATATAGCTGCCAAGGGCGATCCAATCGCCGACCTTTACGAGGATATTGCAGCGGAAGAAAAAGCCCGCGCGACGTATCAATGGCTAATTGACATGACCGATGATGTTGATTTGCAGGACAGCTTGAAGTTTTTGCGGGAGCGGGAAGTCGTTCACTCTATGCGTTTCCGCGAGGCTGTAGAGATTTTGAAGGAAGAGCAGAATGCGAAGAAGATATTTTGA
- a CDS encoding copper amine oxidase N-terminal domain-containing protein: MGKMVRLFTCLLAIFFIFFASVPVSYASLEKNPLQFELIELKFITSSDGSHYAQGYMRWGNISPYEIHDLKGSIDLVNGKGQKIGATPKTIDSYHLEAGDNDLGLFDIENFDLAPFVTHPSQIEGAYLKPTYTFTLGKKAEFKPNVIFGKQYHGMDQEKFYFRTFLLNQGEATATNFKYSGVSITDKKGLVHFYSETTHPVVNSSLRLEPGQYVYASFDIPLDFINSNVGKYEDIDDVSITYTHESSAPYIDNAALNVTVDNKKLVQQTFVENDVTYVSLRELADILGATIQWDDSTQTATLIEEDTWQGENKIIIPVGSNRFVHNGYPTTASAKAKLHNNTVLVVPLRDVVEMMYGYFDFEHKWGRRSIIVVPYTPDM; the protein is encoded by the coding sequence ATGGGGAAAATGGTTAGACTTTTTACGTGCCTTCTTGCAATCTTTTTTATTTTCTTTGCTTCGGTTCCAGTGTCCTATGCATCATTGGAGAAGAATCCTTTGCAGTTTGAATTGATCGAATTAAAATTCATAACAAGTTCTGATGGAAGTCACTATGCACAGGGTTATATGAGATGGGGGAATATCAGTCCCTATGAAATCCATGACCTTAAAGGAAGCATTGATTTGGTCAATGGTAAAGGGCAAAAAATCGGCGCTACACCTAAAACCATTGACAGTTATCATTTGGAAGCAGGCGATAACGATTTAGGTCTTTTCGATATTGAAAACTTTGATCTGGCTCCTTTCGTTACCCATCCCTCACAGATTGAGGGTGCTTACCTAAAGCCAACATATACGTTTACATTAGGGAAAAAAGCAGAATTCAAACCAAACGTCATTTTTGGAAAACAATATCATGGAATGGACCAGGAAAAATTTTACTTCAGGACCTTTTTACTTAATCAGGGAGAGGCAACCGCTACTAATTTTAAATACTCTGGAGTCTCCATTACGGACAAAAAAGGACTCGTTCATTTCTACTCCGAAACGACCCACCCAGTTGTTAATTCGTCATTACGTTTAGAACCGGGGCAATATGTATACGCATCATTTGATATACCACTAGATTTTATCAATTCTAACGTTGGAAAGTATGAAGATATTGATGATGTTAGTATAACTTATACGCACGAGAGCTCTGCCCCTTATATAGACAACGCTGCGCTGAATGTGACAGTAGATAATAAAAAACTAGTGCAACAAACTTTTGTTGAAAATGATGTCACTTATGTTTCACTTCGCGAGTTAGCCGATATTCTTGGTGCTACTATTCAATGGGACGACTCTACGCAGACCGCAACACTCATTGAAGAGGACACCTGGCAAGGGGAAAATAAGATAATCATCCCGGTAGGAAGTAATCGATTTGTACATAATGGGTACCCAACCACTGCATCTGCAAAAGCAAAGCTGCATAATAACACCGTACTGGTTGTACCTCTACGAGATGTAGTGGAAATGATGTATGGTTATTTCGATTTTGAACATAAATGGGGACGAAGATCCATCATAGTTGTTCCGTACACCCCCGATATGTAG
- a CDS encoding copper amine oxidase N-terminal domain-containing protein translates to MGKMVRLLACLLAIFFIFFASVPVSEGAELKANVIVDSMIYGRSEDNNTFFIYALLLNLGEATATNFSYAGLSFAGKNGMDHFYPETSHTVINSSLKLEPGHFVEAKFELPLDFIDSRFKNINDIRKISILILRDNTAPYKDDSAVNVTVNNKKLVQQTFVENDVTYVSLRELADVLGATIQWNDPTQTATLILRDNFMEYDRQIVIPVGSDRFIDQGRETTVSGKAKLYNNTTLVVPLRDIVEMLDYYVVFEHKGGQKTIVVIPNDLLYR, encoded by the coding sequence ATGGGGAAAATGGTTAGACTTTTAGCGTGCCTTCTTGCAATCTTTTTTATTTTCTTTGCTTCGGTTCCAGTGTCTGAAGGGGCAGAACTCAAGGCAAATGTCATTGTAGATTCAATGATTTATGGAAGATCAGAGGACAACAACACGTTTTTTATTTATGCCCTATTACTTAATCTAGGTGAAGCAACCGCTACAAATTTTAGCTACGCAGGTCTCTCATTTGCGGGCAAAAACGGAATGGACCACTTCTACCCAGAAACTAGCCACACTGTTATCAATTCATCGTTGAAGCTAGAGCCGGGACATTTTGTAGAAGCAAAATTTGAACTGCCCTTAGATTTTATTGATTCTAGGTTTAAAAACATAAATGACATCAGAAAAATTAGTATTTTGATTCTCCGCGATAACACTGCTCCTTATAAAGACGACTCAGCAGTGAATGTGACCGTAAATAATAAAAAGCTTGTGCAACAAACCTTTGTTGAAAATGATGTCACTTATGTTTCCCTTCGCGAGTTAGCCGACGTTCTTGGTGCTACGATCCAGTGGAATGATCCTACCCAAACGGCAACGCTCATCCTGAGAGACAACTTCATGGAATACGATAGACAAATAGTCATACCTGTTGGCAGTGATCGCTTTATTGATCAAGGTCGCGAAACTACTGTGTCGGGAAAAGCGAAGCTGTACAATAACACTACCCTGGTTGTACCTTTACGAGATATTGTAGAAATGCTGGATTACTATGTTGTTTTTGAACATAAAGGGGGTCAGAAAACCATCGTCGTCATTCCGAATGATCTTCTTTATAGATGA